One Corynebacterium aurimucosum genomic window, CTACTGCTTCACACTGGCCATGGGTAGATCACCCCGCTTCGGGTCCAGGACACGCCACTCAAAACACCCCATTAGGATTCGGTTTCCCTACGGCTACCCCACACGGGTTAACCTCGCGACATGCCGCTGACTCGCAGGCTCATTCTTCAAAAGGCACGCCATCACACAACAAAAAGTGCTCTGACGGATTGTAAGCACATGGTTTCAGGAACTATTTCACTCCCCTCCCGGGGTACTTTTCACCATTCCCTCACGGTACTCATACACTATCGGTCACACTGAGTATTTAGGCTTACCGGGTGGTCCCGGCAGATTCACAGCAGATTCCACGAGCCCGCTGCTACTCGGGCAACCCAACAACCCATGCATTGCAGCCTTCAACTACGGGACTATCACCCTCTACGGTAGGCGTTTCCACACCACTTCACCTAACAACAACACACAAGCAAACCAGTGGTAGCTGGCTTCCATTGGGGCCCACAACACCGCACACACAACCCCTACCAAGTATCACATGCACACGGTTTAGCCTCATCCACGTTCGTTCGCCACTACTAGCAGAATCATATTTTATTTTCTTCTCCTACGGGTACTGAGATGTTTCACTTCCCCGCGTAAACCCCCACAACAGCTATGAATTCACTGAAGGGTAACACCCCATAACAGGTGCCAGGTTTCCCCATTCGGACATCCTCGGATCAACGCTTTATTGACAACTCCCCGAGGCTTAACGCAGCCTTACACGTCCTTCATCGGCTCAGCATGCCAAGGCATCCACCATGCGCCCTAAATAACGAACACACAACCAACAAGGCAACCACCACAAAAGCAGCAGAAGACAGTGTTGGTGTGAACACACAAAACACAAAAGAACAAAGAAATCACACAAACCACAACCCACCACCAACACACGCACAAAGCACGTATCAGCAGCAAGCATATGGTTTAATGCTCGCGTCCACTATACAGTTCTCACACAACACCCCACACCAGCCCAACAACCAGAACATTAAGCACTCTGACCATCAAGCTCATGTGGGTTAAACAACCAGGGAACAATGCCCCAGACACCCAACAATGCACCACGTACTTTTAAAAAATGTTAGTCAACCATTCTGGTTAAGATGTATCTCCACCCGATTAAACAAACGGTGGCAGCAAAACAATCGTTCACTCAACCACCACGCACATGAAAACACTCACATGCTTAAAGACACCAACTGGTGCCACAAATAAAGCTCCTTAGAAAGGAGGTGATCCACCCGCACCTTCCGGTACGGGTACCTTGTTACGACTTCGTCCCAATCGCCGATCCCACCTTCGACAGCTCCCTAACAAGTTTAGGCCACTGGCTTCGGGTGTTACCAACTTTCATGACGTGACGGGCGGTGTGTACAAGGCCCGGGAACGTATTCACCGCAGCATTGCTGATCTGCGATTACTAGCGACTCCGACTTCATGGGGTCGAGTTGCAGACCCCAATCCGAACTAAGGCCGGCTTTCAGCGATTCGCTCCACCTCACAGTGTCGCTGCGCGTTGTACCGACCATTGTAGCATGTGTGAAGCCCTGGACATAAGGGGCATGATGATTTGACGTCATCCCCACCTTCCTCCGAGTTAACCCCGGCAGTCTCTCATGAGTCCCCAACCAAATGCTGGCAACATAAGACAAGGGTTGCGCTCGTTGCGGGACTTAACCCAACATCTCACGACACGAGCTGACGACAACCATGCACCACCTGTACACCAACCACAAGGGACACTACATCTCTGCAGCAATCTGGTGTATGTCAAGCCCAGGTAAGGTTCTTCGCGTTGCATCGAATTAATCCACATGCTCCGCCGCTTGTGCGGGCCCCCGTCAATTCCTTTGAGTTTTAGCCTTGCGGCCGTACTCCCCAGGCGGGGCGCTTAATGCGTTAGCTACGGCACAGAAGACGTGGAAGCCCCCTACACCTAGCGCCCACCGTTTACGGCATGGACTACCAGGGTATCTAATCCTGTTTGCTACCCATGCTTTCGCTCCTCAGCGTCAGTAACTGCCCAGAGACCTGCCTTCGCCATCGGTGTTCCTCCTGATATCTGCGCATTTCACCGCTACACCAGGAATTCCAGTCTCCCCTACAGCACTCAAGTTATGCCCGTATCGCCTGCACGCCCGAAGTTAAGCCCCGGAATTTCACAGACGACGCGACAAACCACCTACGAGCTCTTTACGCCCAGTAATTCCGGACAACGCTCGCACCCTACGTATTACCGCGGCTGCTGGCACGTAGTTAGCCGGTGCTTCTTATACAGGTACCGTCACTTGCGCTTCGTCCCTGTCGAAAGGAGTTTACAACCCGAAGGCCGTCATCCCCCACGCGGCGTCGCTGCATCAGGCTTCCGCCCATTGTGCAATATTCCCCACTGCTGCCTCCCGTAGGAGTCTGGGCCGTATCTCAGTCCCAATGTGGCCGTACACCCTCTCAGGCCGGCTACCCGTCGACGCCTTGGTAGGCCATTACCCCACCAACAAGCTGATAGGCCGCGAGCTCATCTTGCACCGAAAAAACTTTCCAACCACCACACTAAAGGCAGTTCATATCCGGTATTAGACCCAGTTTCCCAAGCTTATCCCAGAGTGCAAGGCAGATCACCCACGTGTTACTCACCCGTTCGCCACTCGAGTACCAGTGCAAGCACTGGCCTTTCCGTTCGACTTGCATGTGTTAAGCACGCCGCCAGCGTTCGTCCTGAGCCAGGATCAAACTCTCCACAAAAAGGCCGTGAAAAGCCCAAACCTAGACAAACAGACAAACCACACCGCATGATGCAAACACACCACACGGACTGGCTATCCAAAAATTACATAAAGAAAAAATCCAAAAACCAACCCCCAACCCGACGGGGATATACAAGGAGGCTGGCCCAGTCAGAAGATTTTAAACAATACGCCCAAACAACTTATGTTATTTACAATGACGCCGCTAAAAGGAAAAGCGCCATCCGGCATACACCAACCGTGCCACACATACGGCACAACACGGCCAAAACAAATAAAATCAACCAACAAAAAAGTACATTGGCACACTATTGAGTTCTCAAACATCATCCGCACACTCTTTGCACTGAATCTTTTTATTCACTGCTCTGAGCGGCTGGAGTCCACACTCTAGCCAACAAGTTTGAATCTTGTCAACTGGGAGTTAATCTCCGTGTCACCAGCTTCTCGCGGCGACTTCGATAAATATACGCAGAGCTCCATATAACACCAAATCCGCTGGTCAACTTCTATATTTGGTCCTTTTACGGCCTTACAGCGCTATCTCACCGGAAAACGACGAATCCCGCCGCACTATGCGACGGGATTAACCACTGCAGGATCTCCGATGGCGGGCCTAACTAGTTGAGCTTGGCACCAGCAAAGTTCTTCTTGCCACGACGAAGCACAAGCCACGCACCGTGCAGCAAGTCCTCGGCGGCTGGCTCCCAATCATCAGACTCGATGCGCTGGTTATTGACATATGCACCGCCCTCCTTGATGGTTCGACGAGCTGCGCCCTTGGAATCGGCAAGGCCAGAAGCAACCAACAGGTCCACAATCGTGCGAGGCTCATCAGCAGCAATGTCAGCGACAGTGGTCTCAGACAGCGCACCAACCAGTGTCTGCTCGTCCAATTCAGCAAGCTCCGCCTTACCGAACAAGGCCTGTGCGGCAAGCTCAACGGATTTCGTGGCTTCCTCACCGTGGACCAAATTGGTCATTTCCTGCGCCAGGCGGCGCTGTGCCTCACGACGGAAGGGCTCCTCGGCAACCTTCTGCTCGTACTCAGCGATTTCTTCCTGGCTGAGGAAGGTAAACCACCGCAAGTAGTCGATGACCACGGAGTCACCCGCGTTGAGGAAGTACTGGGACCAGGAGTAAGGCGATGTCTTCTCCGGATCGAGCCAGAGTTTTCCGCCACCAGTGGACTTACCAAACTTCTGTCCCTGGGCATCCGTCACGAGCGGAACCGTCAGGCCGTGCACCTTGGCTCCCTTGACGCGTCGGTTGAGATCGACGCCCGAAACGATATTGCCCCACTGATCACCACCACCGATTTGCAGAACACAATCAAACTCGTCGTGCAGATGGACATAGTCATTGGACTGCAGGAGCATGTAGGAAAACTCGGTGTACGAGATGCCATCAGACTCCAAACGGCGCTTGACGGTGTCACGGTCCAGCATGGTGTTGAGAGAAAAGTTCTTTCCCACATCACGCAGGAAATCGATGACGGTCATTTTCGAAGTCCAGTCAGCATTGTTGACCATGGTGGCGGCGTTCTCACCCTCAAAATCAATGAACTGACGCAGTTGCTTCTTAATGGCGACCATATTGTCGTTGATGGTCTCCTGCGAGAGCATGGTGCGCTCTCCTACATCGCGCGGGTCACCGATCTGGCCCGTCGCGCCACCTGCCAGGGCAATCGGATGGTGACCAGCCTTCTGGAAGCGGCGAAGCATAATCATCGGTACGAGGTGTCCGGCATGCAGCGAATCGCCTGTCGGGTCAAAACCGCAGTACAACGTGATGGGTTCTTCGCAGGCCTCACGGAGTGCGTCGAGGTCGGTGGACTGGTTAATGAGGCCGCGCCACTGCAGCTCATCAATGATATTCATGAAGGCTCCTTTGAAAATCGATTCGTTCTTTTGAGATCTAGTTCTGCCGCGGCCACGGCGTAGCGTGGTCCACCAGCATGACGGGGATGTCGTTCTCAATGGGATAGGCCACGCCAAGGCGTTCATTGACCAAGACCTGTTCCTCGGCCAGATACTTCAACGGACCTTTATCCTGCGGACACACCAAGATGTCAAGCAGTTGCGAATCGAGACTCATAAGCGCTAAGCCTACACTTCCCTAGATTCCAAAGAAGGAAGGGTCCCACCATATTCGAGCTTGAGCGCCATGGAATGATTGCGAAGCTTGCGGACCGAGTTCTGGGAAATCGCCTCCTTGATTTGCTCCATTTCACGACCCAGGATGCTGAGCGATTCACTCATCTCCTCGACAGCAACCGGATCCTCCAGGTCTGTCACATCGAGGTAAGACCTCACCAGTTCTTTGGAGTGTTCTTCAATCATGTCGCGCACGAGGGCTTGCTGGTGCGGAGCCTCATCGAGTCGGTGCCAATTGTCTAACACCCACACCGCTGACTCATCGAAAGAATCCCACGCACGTTGGACAGGACTAGGAAGCTTGTGCGCTGTAAAGGTGTACCGGACTTCCTCCAAGGTATGGATAAGCTCGCCTTCCCCTGCCTTTGGTGGCTCCAAAACCTTCTCTTGCCGTGGCGGCGTCACGAATCCAGCAGCCATACCTGTGCAGATTGCGACGACCGGCCACAGGAAGCCCAAACCGCCGCCACTTAACACATGGAGGACAACGACGAGCGCGGTAACCGCAACGCCGACAACAACTTTTCGCGAGTTCAAGGCGTTCATGTAGGGCAGATCCTCCTGGGAAAGGTGGAGTTGGTTTACTGGTAGGCACGAATTTCTTCGAATGCGGCAGCGAGGTCACCGTTGAGCGCATCAAAGGTCTTGCCACCAGTGAGCTGAGCAAGTTCTTCCATCTCTTGGATATTGGCTTCACCATACAAAATGACAAAGACCGGAATCTCTTTTTTGTCCTCGGGCAGCTGCTCATAGGCTTCCTTGAACTGTGCAAATGTGCGCCCACGGGTAACTTCGCCGTCGGTCATGAGCACGACAGTGCCAATATCGCCGCCACTGGTATCCACTTCATCGAAAGCATTCAGGACGGCCTCGAAGGTCGCGGTATCACCATCCGCAACGAGGCGTTCCACGCGGTCTGCAAGCTCCTTGGTGGTTGCCGGCTGATCCTTATCCACGCGTGCACG contains:
- a CDS encoding Trm112 family protein, which produces MSLDSQLLDILVCPQDKGPLKYLAEEQVLVNERLGVAYPIENDIPVMLVDHATPWPRQN
- the tyrS gene encoding tyrosine--tRNA ligase, whose product is MNIIDELQWRGLINQSTDLDALREACEEPITLYCGFDPTGDSLHAGHLVPMIMLRRFQKAGHHPIALAGGATGQIGDPRDVGERTMLSQETINDNMVAIKKQLRQFIDFEGENAATMVNNADWTSKMTVIDFLRDVGKNFSLNTMLDRDTVKRRLESDGISYTEFSYMLLQSNDYVHLHDEFDCVLQIGGGDQWGNIVSGVDLNRRVKGAKVHGLTVPLVTDAQGQKFGKSTGGGKLWLDPEKTSPYSWSQYFLNAGDSVVIDYLRWFTFLSQEEIAEYEQKVAEEPFRREAQRRLAQEMTNLVHGEEATKSVELAAQALFGKAELAELDEQTLVGALSETTVADIAADEPRTIVDLLVASGLADSKGAARRTIKEGGAYVNNQRIESDDWEPAAEDLLHGAWLVLRRGKKNFAGAKLN